One window of Alkaliphilus metalliredigens QYMF genomic DNA carries:
- a CDS encoding MFS transporter gives MKNKNFIIVVVGQIISLFGNAIQRFCMSLYILDITGSAAVFSRILAISTIPYILFAPIAGLLADTVNRKKIMLYLDFFSAGLMILYSIILISGRDNTMIVGSVMFMLSIVYTLYSPSVTACIPQIVSKEKLASANGIIQQVGAIVNLIGPIIAGILYSFLDIKIIVILNAVSFLIAAILEIFLDIPDIQIKEKFKNPILRSLREMKRSFIYLKEKKKVVLGIIVSYGLTNIFVVPILSIISPYFIKLKLNMSSTVFGFVEGIFVLGMMIGSLLITFRPKLFKMKQIHKTMYPMVIAIITMGIATYLTMENKLLALGLYSIGGLGIMLSLALSNTISLTYIQKEVREEMLGKVSAFSTAVATASVAPGQLIYGQLIEMNVNLYNIMILSTILSIGVVVFIKWNVRRI, from the coding sequence ATGAAAAATAAAAACTTTATTATAGTCGTTGTGGGTCAGATAATATCATTATTTGGCAATGCAATTCAAAGATTTTGTATGTCTTTATATATTTTAGATATAACAGGAAGTGCCGCTGTTTTTTCTAGAATATTAGCAATTTCAACTATCCCATATATATTATTTGCACCGATTGCAGGGCTGTTAGCAGATACAGTTAATAGAAAAAAAATAATGCTCTATCTAGATTTTTTTAGTGCTGGATTAATGATTCTATATTCAATAATACTAATAAGCGGAAGAGATAATACAATGATAGTAGGGAGCGTTATGTTTATGCTATCTATTGTTTATACTCTTTATAGTCCTTCTGTTACAGCCTGTATCCCACAAATTGTTAGTAAAGAAAAATTAGCTTCAGCTAATGGAATTATTCAACAAGTTGGGGCCATAGTAAACTTAATTGGACCTATCATTGCAGGAATATTATATAGTTTTTTAGATATAAAAATAATCGTAATATTAAATGCTGTTAGTTTTTTAATAGCAGCTATTTTAGAGATATTTCTAGATATTCCAGATATACAAATAAAAGAAAAATTTAAAAACCCTATTCTAAGATCCCTAAGGGAAATGAAAAGAAGTTTTATATATTTAAAAGAAAAAAAGAAGGTGGTATTAGGAATTATCGTCTCTTATGGACTAACTAATATTTTTGTAGTACCAATTTTAAGTATTATATCTCCTTATTTTATTAAACTAAAACTGAATATGTCTTCAACTGTATTTGGTTTTGTAGAAGGTATTTTTGTTTTAGGAATGATGATAGGCAGTTTGTTAATAACGTTTAGACCTAAATTGTTCAAAATGAAACAAATTCATAAAACGATGTATCCTATGGTAATTGCAATTATAACTATGGGAATTGCTACTTATTTAACCATGGAGAATAAATTATTGGCTTTAGGACTTTATTCAATTGGAGGTCTAGGGATCATGTTATCCCTGGCTTTATCTAACACGATTTCTTTAACCTATATTCAAAAAGAGGTAAGAGAAGAGATGCTTGGAAAGGTAAGTGCTTTTTCTACTGCTGTTGCTACAGCAAGTGTTGCGCCTGGTCAATTGATATATGGTCAATTAATAGAGATGAATGTAAACCTGTACAATATTATGATATTATCTACTATTTTAAGTATAGGAGTAGTTGTATTTATAAAATGGAATGTTAGAAGAATTTAG
- the pepF gene encoding oligoendopeptidase F — protein sequence MNKSEIQEQYRWDLSDLFTSDDEWEEAFKAVRENAEAFKGFKGRILESPERLYEAIKEHEKVSRMITNVLTYARLRKDENTKNATYQSMTARAEKLATEISEMGSFFTPEILSAAYETIKEMSLYPPLKMYEQFFEDLFRSKKHTLSEEMESVLAQVGELGDVPSNTYGMLLNADMTFEDAVDAKGDPHKLTNGSYIQLMMSADRTLRQDAFGKYYKVYEGHINTIATLLQSEVNKNIFFSKVRKHPSAREAALFQNNIPTSVPDQLIEAVNANLETFYKYMKLRKKVLGLDELHLYDIYRPIVTNVDFDIPYEEAKTMVTESLGLLGENYQKTIREAFEQRWIDVYETEGKRSGAYSWGTYDSKPYILLNHKDNIDSMFTLTHELGHSMHSYLTRENQPYVYGNYSIFLAEVASTTNEALLNDYLLKNIHDEDKKKYILNHYLEQFRGTIFRQTMFAEFERDIHDHVEKGGALTAEFLCDHYLNLNKKYFGPDVVIDDAIKYEWARIPHMYYNFYVYQYATGFSAAIALSNAILKEGEPAVKCYTEFLSSGSKDYPIDILRKAGADMETEAPVNNALALFTSAVEELEALL from the coding sequence ATGAATAAATCAGAAATTCAAGAACAATACCGTTGGGATCTTAGTGATTTATTTACAAGTGATGATGAATGGGAAGAGGCATTTAAAGCCGTAAGAGAAAATGCAGAGGCCTTTAAAGGATTTAAAGGGCGGATTTTAGAAAGTCCAGAAAGGCTCTATGAGGCTATTAAAGAACATGAAAAAGTTTCAAGAATGATCACTAACGTGCTCACTTATGCTAGATTAAGGAAGGATGAAAATACAAAGAATGCCACTTATCAGAGCATGACAGCACGTGCAGAGAAGCTTGCTACAGAAATTAGTGAAATGGGGTCATTTTTTACTCCAGAAATATTGAGTGCAGCGTATGAAACAATAAAAGAAATGAGCTTATATCCACCATTAAAAATGTATGAGCAATTTTTTGAAGACTTGTTTAGAAGTAAAAAGCACACCCTTTCAGAGGAGATGGAATCTGTTCTGGCCCAGGTAGGCGAACTAGGCGATGTGCCCAGCAATACCTATGGGATGTTACTCAATGCGGATATGACATTTGAAGATGCAGTAGATGCTAAGGGTGACCCACATAAATTGACCAATGGTTCTTATATACAACTGATGATGTCTGCAGATAGAACATTACGCCAAGATGCCTTTGGAAAGTACTATAAAGTTTATGAAGGGCATATCAATACCATTGCTACCTTGCTGCAAAGTGAAGTCAATAAAAATATTTTCTTTAGTAAAGTGCGCAAGCATCCCTCTGCACGTGAAGCGGCATTGTTTCAAAACAACATTCCCACAAGTGTTCCAGATCAATTGATTGAAGCAGTCAATGCTAACTTAGAGACATTTTATAAGTATATGAAGTTAAGAAAAAAGGTCTTGGGTTTGGATGAGTTACATCTTTACGATATCTATAGACCCATTGTAACTAATGTAGATTTTGATATACCTTATGAAGAAGCAAAAACCATGGTGACGGAATCCTTAGGCCTTTTAGGTGAGAATTATCAAAAGACTATCCGAGAGGCATTTGAACAGCGCTGGATTGATGTGTATGAAACTGAGGGCAAACGTTCAGGCGCTTATTCATGGGGAACTTATGATTCTAAGCCCTACATACTTTTAAACCACAAAGATAATATAGATAGCATGTTTACCTTAACCCATGAACTTGGGCACTCGATGCATAGCTACTTGACAAGGGAAAATCAGCCCTACGTGTATGGTAATTACTCAATATTTTTGGCGGAAGTGGCTTCTACCACCAATGAAGCACTCCTTAATGATTACTTGCTTAAAAATATTCACGACGAAGACAAGAAGAAGTATATTCTTAATCATTATTTAGAGCAGTTTAGAGGCACTATTTTTAGACAAACGATGTTTGCTGAATTTGAAAGAGATATCCATGATCATGTTGAAAAGGGAGGTGCCCTAACGGCAGAATTCTTATGTGATCATTACCTGAATCTAAATAAAAAGTATTTTGGACCAGATGTGGTGATTGATGATGCCATCAAATATGAGTGGGCAAGAATACCACATATGTATTACAATTTTTATGTCTATCAATATGCTACTGGTTTTTCTGCAGCCATTGCACTTTCAAATGCGATACTAAAAGAGGGTGAACCTGCAGTAAAATGTTATACGGAATTTCTGTCTAGTGGATCCAAAGATTATCCAATTGATATTTTGAGAAAGGCTGGTGCCGATATGGAGACAGAGGCACCTGTAAATAATGCCCTTGCATTATTTACATCAGCTGTTGAAGAACTAGAGGCTTTGCTTTAA
- a CDS encoding FecCD family ABC transporter permease: MKQINKITFLVFSIFILIIGLFLAISLGVTHIGISEIWNSIFNYSETLELMLIRDVRIPRVLSVLFTGGILGITGAMIQGVTRNPIAEPSLLGVSQGATLVVAIFYAVGITINTTNVMMASLIGAALSGIIVIGFLSKNTKKSSITKILLAGTAMSTFFISLTTIIGLLSNQSHFIAFWISGGFRNATWSDFILVASVGIIGLILATLLSKKINLLSLGDDVAISLGENPERIRLLTFLLMIPMCAAAVAVGKNIGFVGLIVPQIVRKIFGEDYTINIPFSFLLGAVLLVYSDIAARMFYNPYETPIGIFTALIGVPFFIAVVRKERG; this comes from the coding sequence ATGAAACAAATTAATAAAATAACTTTTTTAGTTTTTAGTATTTTTATTTTAATAATCGGGTTATTCCTTGCCATCAGTCTAGGAGTAACTCATATAGGAATATCAGAAATATGGAATAGTATTTTTAATTATAGCGAAACCCTGGAATTAATGTTAATTAGAGATGTACGTATTCCTAGAGTCCTCAGTGTATTATTTACAGGAGGTATTTTAGGGATAACCGGTGCTATGATTCAAGGAGTAACAAGAAATCCAATAGCAGAACCTTCGCTTCTAGGTGTAAGTCAAGGAGCTACTTTAGTTGTAGCGATATTCTATGCTGTTGGTATTACCATAAATACAACAAATGTTATGATGGCTTCATTAATTGGAGCAGCTCTTAGTGGAATAATAGTCATCGGATTTTTATCAAAAAATACTAAAAAAAGTTCTATTACAAAGATACTTTTAGCAGGTACTGCCATGAGTACTTTTTTCATTTCTTTGACAACTATAATAGGACTTTTATCAAATCAATCACATTTTATTGCATTTTGGATTTCTGGAGGCTTTAGAAATGCAACTTGGTCAGATTTTATTTTAGTAGCATCGGTTGGAATAATAGGCTTAATATTAGCTACTTTATTATCAAAAAAAATCAACTTACTAAGTTTAGGGGATGATGTGGCAATTAGTCTGGGAGAAAATCCTGAAAGAATACGGTTATTAACCTTTCTTCTTATGATCCCCATGTGCGCAGCAGCAGTAGCTGTTGGCAAAAATATAGGGTTTGTTGGACTAATCGTTCCCCAAATAGTAAGAAAAATATTTGGAGAAGATTATACAATAAATATACCTTTTTCCTTTCTATTAGGAGCGGTGCTGTTAGTCTATTCCGATATAGCTGCAAGAATGTTTTATAACCCCTATGAAACTCCAATTGGAATATTTACAGCCTTAATAGGAGTTCCTTTCTTTATCGCTGTGGTAAGAAAGGAGCGAGGCTGA
- a CDS encoding DUF1653 domain-containing protein: MSNSIGLGRYRHFKGNEYEVIALAKHSETLEDVVVYRALYGEKGIWVRPVDMWQEELTREGKTFKRFEKID; the protein is encoded by the coding sequence ATGAGTAATTCAATTGGGTTGGGAAGGTACCGCCACTTCAAGGGCAATGAATATGAAGTAATTGCACTGGCAAAACACAGTGAAACCCTAGAAGATGTAGTTGTTTATCGTGCTTTATATGGAGAAAAAGGGATTTGGGTAAGACCCGTTGATATGTGGCAAGAAGAGCTTACAAGAGAGGGTAAAACATTTAAAAGATTTGAAAAGATAGATTAG
- a CDS encoding sigma 54-interacting transcriptional regulator, giving the protein MNNLERNLGSLTTTFNTGNEVKNVGKDIYYSTAKNFGSRLSIKDYDMLTEKMAELGIGQVRITLISDEKIIVQLYECFTCGEMEYKGEAICYFEGGILAGAISNICGQNMDAIETKCNALGDGYCEFELTPKSIKPQTNHSTAEKEDNMVNLALHSLKLTKDYNKVEHKTKNFSNMNQRLHKALKKAVEINNFNKTILDSMPNCLALIDPNGIIIKINKQYNDFLNIDSKKVENQNIKSLGWTTKYKEVLITGNAAIWQEDIEDDEYIIFESPVAEGNGILRQLIPTKSEFVKLMLDKMTFLEREMKYYKNKVKEKNNDIENIADLSVDSDCMREVIRYMKKVSKTDATTLLRGESGTGKTLFAKAIHNESHRKNNPFVSIDCTTIPENFFEAELFGYEAGAYTGANKNGKAGKLEMAHGGTVFLDEIGEIPVETQSKLLRFLQEKEFERIGGITTKKVDVRIIAATNQELETMISKGQFRKDLYYRLNVININLPPLRERLEEIPSLTNKILLDFCREVGIELKEIGEEGMKELIHYNWPGNIRELENLVKRLAINSEQKMIERSDIAREIEITTKIQPIQALEGQMNQSEKQNIIDALEKYDFNKTQTAKGLGITRQTLYNKIKRFGISS; this is encoded by the coding sequence ATGAATAATTTAGAAAGAAACCTAGGGTCTTTAACTACTACTTTCAACACTGGGAATGAAGTGAAAAATGTAGGAAAGGATATATATTATAGTACTGCTAAAAACTTCGGAAGCAGACTTAGTATTAAGGATTATGACATGTTAACAGAAAAAATGGCTGAATTGGGTATTGGTCAGGTTAGAATTACTTTAATATCTGATGAGAAAATTATTGTTCAATTATATGAATGTTTTACATGTGGGGAGATGGAATACAAAGGTGAAGCCATATGCTATTTTGAAGGGGGAATTCTAGCGGGGGCTATTAGTAACATATGTGGTCAAAACATGGATGCCATAGAAACTAAATGTAACGCTTTAGGAGATGGATATTGCGAGTTTGAGCTAACACCTAAATCCATTAAGCCTCAAACTAATCATTCGACTGCTGAAAAAGAAGACAATATGGTGAATTTGGCACTACACTCCTTAAAACTAACCAAAGATTATAACAAAGTGGAACATAAGACTAAGAACTTTTCAAATATGAATCAGCGCCTACACAAGGCACTAAAAAAAGCAGTAGAAATCAATAACTTCAACAAAACAATCCTTGATAGTATGCCTAATTGTCTAGCACTGATTGACCCTAATGGAATCATTATTAAAATTAATAAACAATACAATGACTTCTTAAACATTGACTCGAAAAAGGTGGAAAATCAAAATATAAAATCTTTAGGTTGGACTACGAAATATAAAGAAGTATTGATAACGGGAAATGCGGCAATCTGGCAAGAAGATATTGAAGACGATGAATATATCATTTTTGAAAGTCCCGTAGCTGAAGGAAATGGAATCCTTAGACAGCTCATTCCGACTAAATCAGAATTTGTTAAGCTAATGTTGGACAAAATGACTTTTTTAGAAAGAGAAATGAAGTACTATAAAAATAAAGTCAAGGAAAAAAATAATGATATTGAAAACATCGCTGACTTATCTGTGGATTCAGACTGTATGAGAGAAGTTATCCGATATATGAAAAAGGTATCTAAAACCGATGCAACTACCTTGTTAAGGGGAGAAAGTGGGACAGGAAAAACTTTGTTTGCCAAGGCTATTCATAATGAAAGCCATCGTAAGAACAATCCTTTTGTTAGCATAGATTGCACAACGATCCCTGAAAATTTCTTTGAAGCAGAACTGTTTGGTTATGAAGCTGGAGCCTATACTGGTGCCAATAAAAATGGTAAAGCTGGAAAACTTGAAATGGCCCATGGAGGAACCGTATTCTTGGATGAGATTGGTGAAATTCCAGTGGAAACCCAGTCGAAGCTTTTACGATTTTTGCAAGAGAAAGAATTTGAGCGTATCGGTGGCATTACGACCAAAAAAGTGGATGTTCGAATCATCGCTGCCACCAATCAAGAATTAGAGACAATGATAAGCAAGGGACAATTCCGGAAAGATTTATATTATAGGTTAAATGTAATCAATATTAATCTTCCTCCATTAAGAGAACGACTGGAGGAAATCCCTAGCTTAACCAATAAAATATTATTAGATTTCTGCAGAGAAGTGGGGATTGAACTAAAGGAGATTGGTGAAGAAGGGATGAAAGAACTAATTCACTACAATTGGCCAGGAAACATACGAGAGCTTGAAAACCTAGTAAAGAGACTTGCCATTAATAGTGAACAAAAAATGATTGAAAGAAGCGATATTGCAAGGGAAATAGAAATTACTACAAAAATTCAACCTATTCAAGCTTTAGAAGGACAAATGAATCAATCTGAAAAACAAAATATCATAGATGCCTTAGAAAAATATGATTTCAATAAAACCCAAACAGCAAAAGGACTAGGTATTACCCGACAAACCTTATACAATAAAATAAAGCGCTTCGGAATCAGTAGCTAA
- a CDS encoding 4Fe-4S dicluster domain-containing protein: MKFITADSAYCLGCKGCELACTSRKASIYAVDEARINRTVVPNIIVTQSQDMKIPAHCRHCQEAFCLQLCPTKAITQEKKVVVINDDKCTGCGICEQGCPYGVITMAFYTKDQKIKKIANKCDMCMDRQSKDEDPLCYTACPTKAISLL; the protein is encoded by the coding sequence ATGAAGTTTATTACGGCGGATTCGGCTTATTGCTTGGGATGCAAAGGATGTGAATTAGCCTGTACATCGAGAAAAGCATCTATATATGCTGTTGATGAAGCAAGGATAAACAGAACTGTCGTACCTAATATTATAGTCACTCAAAGTCAAGATATGAAAATCCCCGCCCATTGTAGACATTGCCAAGAAGCTTTTTGTTTACAACTCTGTCCCACTAAAGCCATAACCCAGGAAAAAAAAGTAGTCGTAATAAATGATGACAAATGCACAGGTTGTGGAATCTGTGAACAAGGTTGTCCCTATGGAGTGATTACCATGGCTTTTTATACGAAAGATCAAAAAATAAAAAAGATTGCTAATAAATGTGATATGTGTATGGATAGACAATCAAAGGATGAAGACCCCTTGTGCTATACAGCATGTCCTACCAAAGCAATAAGTCTTTTATAA
- a CDS encoding FecCD family ABC transporter permease — protein sequence MKRSRFRMMGLVLLILFLVSIIIYLSWGTYKIAPLDTIKTLLGRGTKFQNASVLHLRLPRMLVGIFVGIALSTAGALLQTITKNELADSGIIGINAGAAVAAVIFISLRTTNYHSVLGPLSVYVLPSMAIVGAGISAFIIYFLSSRNGIKPKRLLLIGLGMNAGLNAFITFFTFRGGVGDYNRVLIWTSGSLWGAGWNYARIIIPLVAFMFILVVLNYKKLDVLNLSDEHAIALGLNVNKERKKFLTYAVILAGGATAFAGNVAFIGLLSPNIARKLVGPYHKKFLVISAMISVVIILFADAVSRNLFSPIEIPVGIVISIFGVPYFIYLMMKEK from the coding sequence ATGAAAAGAAGTAGATTTAGAATGATGGGTTTAGTACTGCTTATTTTATTCCTAGTATCTATTATTATTTATTTAAGTTGGGGAACTTACAAAATAGCTCCCTTGGATACTATAAAAACGTTATTAGGTAGAGGAACAAAATTTCAAAATGCATCGGTTTTACATCTTAGGCTTCCTCGAATGTTAGTGGGAATTTTCGTTGGAATCGCTTTATCTACAGCAGGAGCTCTACTTCAGACGATAACAAAAAATGAATTGGCAGATTCAGGTATAATTGGTATAAATGCAGGTGCCGCAGTGGCAGCAGTTATATTTATTTCTTTAAGAACTACAAACTACCATAGCGTGCTTGGTCCCCTATCGGTTTATGTATTACCCTCTATGGCCATTGTAGGTGCAGGTATTTCAGCTTTTATCATTTACTTCCTATCAAGTAGAAATGGTATTAAGCCAAAGAGATTACTACTAATAGGACTTGGGATGAATGCAGGACTAAATGCTTTTATTACCTTCTTTACTTTTAGAGGAGGGGTTGGTGACTACAACAGAGTACTGATTTGGACCTCTGGAAGTCTTTGGGGAGCAGGATGGAACTATGCAAGAATAATAATTCCATTAGTTGCTTTCATGTTTATCTTAGTCGTATTAAACTATAAAAAACTAGATGTTCTTAATCTGTCTGATGAACATGCGATTGCCCTTGGACTAAACGTAAATAAAGAAAGAAAAAAGTTCTTAACCTATGCAGTTATTTTAGCTGGTGGTGCTACCGCCTTTGCAGGCAATGTGGCATTTATTGGGTTATTATCGCCTAACATAGCAAGAAAGTTAGTTGGACCCTATCATAAAAAATTTCTAGTAATCTCTGCAATGATAAGTGTCGTAATCATTTTATTTGCAGATGCAGTTTCAAGAAACTTATTTTCTCCAATTGAAATACCAGTAGGAATTGTCATTTCGATTTTTGGAGTACCCTATTTTATTTATTTAATGATGAAGGAGAAATAA
- a CDS encoding ATP-dependent DNA helicase: MSERLKALFHYDKKEEFPVKLAEWIGEVFYDILPEHGYEVREEQIFTAFQLADAVCNKKVHLAEAGLGTGKTFAYLLTAIAYARFSGKPVVIACASTALQEQLAGPKGDIQTLSDILGLEIDARMAKDPRQYICDARVDESRGLFTEKSNAMSNEINQWLAKTNRGERSEMPLVPDRVWKQIGWDESMSCDMCSSRGFCKLVKAREHYRPARDLIIADHEVFFDDLWTRDEQIDGGKSPILPSYSAVIFDEGHKVMLPAAMRAGKQIIKEDIDNIILSLEEIQGARDSLISIAVDLEQTSSDFFIKLNRCVIADEPSDRLALRVDDKLFKAADTFYKDLDRLLFEIQVEQELYTESLPASLLHTYETQIERSMMALDRFCRNKSRDVITWVDQMDGSFWVVPRELSKMLDIHLFQKGLPVVFTSATLSNEGDFSYFTRTLGLKKTSCSTVESPFDIEEQVVVHLPQPSSNSHEDIGFSLGIEGLVSLLKLNGGGALVLTSSLDEVRKIRKGFKDYQLPFEVLWEDKGERGYLVRKFREEVSSVLIGTSFWEGIDIPGEALSLVVVWQLPFPSLDPLIEVQREEAKKEGLDPKVTVDYPEMGLKLKQGCGRLIRTKDDRGAIVIMESIIGEPWEEVVMGALPPGAKIRAVEDRLSNRE, from the coding sequence ATGTCCGAAAGATTAAAAGCACTCTTTCATTACGATAAAAAAGAAGAATTTCCAGTTAAATTGGCGGAATGGATTGGCGAGGTTTTTTACGATATTTTACCTGAACACGGATATGAAGTCCGTGAGGAACAAATATTCACTGCCTTTCAACTTGCGGATGCAGTTTGCAATAAAAAAGTTCACTTAGCTGAAGCTGGACTTGGTACAGGCAAAACATTCGCCTACTTACTTACTGCAATCGCCTATGCTCGCTTCAGCGGAAAACCTGTGGTGATTGCATGTGCCTCAACAGCACTTCAAGAACAACTGGCAGGACCTAAGGGAGATATTCAGACTCTGTCAGATATACTTGGACTAGAAATAGATGCGCGAATGGCAAAGGACCCACGTCAGTATATCTGCGATGCCAGGGTTGATGAATCCAGAGGACTCTTTACAGAGAAATCAAATGCAATGTCTAATGAGATTAACCAATGGCTAGCGAAAACCAATCGTGGTGAACGTTCAGAAATGCCACTTGTACCGGATCGTGTGTGGAAGCAGATTGGATGGGATGAGTCTATGTCCTGCGATATGTGTTCTAGCCGTGGATTTTGTAAACTTGTTAAGGCAAGGGAACATTATCGACCTGCCAGGGATTTAATTATTGCTGATCATGAAGTCTTTTTTGATGACCTATGGACACGGGACGAACAAATTGATGGTGGCAAATCACCTATCCTTCCTAGTTATTCTGCAGTTATTTTTGATGAGGGGCATAAAGTGATGCTTCCAGCAGCCATGAGGGCAGGAAAACAAATTATTAAGGAGGATATTGATAACATTATCCTTTCTCTAGAAGAAATCCAAGGAGCTAGGGATTCCCTCATTTCAATTGCCGTTGACTTAGAACAAACTTCGTCTGATTTCTTTATAAAACTCAATCGCTGTGTGATTGCAGATGAGCCCTCGGATCGCTTAGCACTTCGGGTAGATGATAAATTATTTAAAGCAGCGGATACTTTTTATAAGGATTTAGATCGTCTGCTCTTTGAGATACAAGTCGAACAAGAGCTGTACACAGAATCCCTACCTGCCAGTTTGCTACATACATATGAAACACAAATAGAAAGGTCAATGATGGCATTAGACAGATTTTGTAGGAATAAAAGTAGGGATGTTATCACTTGGGTAGATCAAATGGATGGTAGCTTTTGGGTAGTTCCAAGAGAGTTAAGTAAAATGCTGGATATACATTTGTTTCAGAAGGGATTACCAGTGGTATTTACCTCTGCAACCTTAAGCAATGAAGGTGATTTTAGTTACTTTACACGTACCCTTGGATTGAAAAAAACATCCTGCTCTACTGTTGAAAGTCCCTTTGACATTGAAGAACAAGTTGTTGTTCATTTGCCTCAACCCTCTTCAAATAGTCATGAAGATATTGGGTTTTCTCTTGGTATTGAAGGATTAGTCTCTTTATTAAAGTTAAATGGGGGAGGAGCCCTAGTACTTACCAGCTCCCTAGATGAAGTTCGGAAAATAAGAAAAGGATTCAAAGACTATCAGCTACCCTTTGAAGTTTTATGGGAGGATAAAGGAGAGCGAGGATATCTTGTTCGGAAATTTAGAGAAGAAGTGTCATCTGTACTGATTGGTACTAGCTTTTGGGAGGGAATTGATATACCTGGGGAGGCATTATCCCTTGTAGTCGTTTGGCAACTTCCTTTTCCATCTCTGGATCCTTTAATTGAAGTACAACGTGAAGAGGCGAAGAAAGAGGGATTGGATCCAAAAGTGACGGTAGATTATCCTGAAATGGGGCTTAAATTAAAACAAGGATGTGGTAGGTTAATTAGGACAAAGGATGACCGTGGGGCAATCGTGATCATGGAGTCCATAATAGGAGAACCGTGGGAGGAAGTTGTCATGGGAGCACTACCCCCTGGAGCCAAAATTAGAGCAGTAGAAGATCGACTGAGTAATAGAGAGTGA
- a CDS encoding ABC transporter ATP-binding protein: MEAISVKKLSVAYEENLIIDDMNLSIPKGKISIIIGANGCGKSTLLKSIARIIKPKTGEIFINGKNIKTQKEKQIATQIAFLPQGPVCPSGMTVKELVAYGRFPHQKMIGGLNVHDKEMIDWAIEETGLKDFSHREIENLSGGQRQRAWIAMTLAQETDIIMLDEPTTYLDMSYQLEVLQVLEKLNKDKNITIVMVLHELNNACRFASNIIGLKKGEIICNGVPMETITKENLKEIYGIDVKLQLSDNKNYPICVDYELLRG; encoded by the coding sequence ATGGAAGCTATAAGTGTAAAAAAATTATCAGTAGCATATGAAGAAAATCTAATAATAGATGATATGAATCTTTCAATTCCAAAGGGAAAGATAAGTATTATTATAGGTGCAAATGGATGTGGAAAATCAACTTTGCTAAAAAGTATTGCAAGGATCATAAAGCCGAAAACCGGAGAGATTTTTATAAATGGAAAAAACATTAAAACTCAAAAAGAAAAACAGATAGCAACTCAAATCGCCTTTTTACCCCAAGGGCCAGTTTGTCCAAGTGGAATGACTGTCAAAGAATTAGTCGCTTATGGAAGGTTTCCTCATCAAAAAATGATAGGTGGTCTTAATGTTCATGATAAAGAAATGATTGATTGGGCAATAGAGGAAACAGGCCTTAAGGATTTTTCCCATAGAGAAATCGAAAATCTATCCGGGGGACAAAGACAGAGAGCTTGGATTGCAATGACTTTGGCACAAGAAACAGACATAATTATGTTAGATGAGCCAACAACTTATTTAGATATGTCTTATCAACTTGAAGTATTACAAGTATTGGAAAAACTAAATAAAGATAAAAACATTACGATTGTAATGGTGCTCCATGAATTAAATAATGCATGTAGGTTTGCAAGTAATATTATTGGACTTAAAAAGGGTGAAATTATTTGTAACGGCGTTCCTATGGAAACAATAACTAAAGAAAACCTAAAAGAGATCTATGGAATTGATGTTAAATTACAATTAAGTGATAATAAAAATTACCCCATTTGCGTAGATTATGAACTTCTAAGGGGGTAA